A single region of the Alteriqipengyuania flavescens genome encodes:
- a CDS encoding J domain-containing protein, whose product MTKLVIIAAAICIVVRWALGKWPWEYLSAQPTRGQAVFKARKLLGVSATATHKDIRAAHRRMAALVHPDRGGSTARLQELNAARDLLLGELPREAPPPDPTEDTIP is encoded by the coding sequence GTGACCAAGCTGGTCATCATCGCCGCAGCGATCTGCATCGTGGTCCGCTGGGCGCTGGGCAAGTGGCCGTGGGAATACCTGAGCGCGCAGCCCACGCGCGGGCAGGCCGTGTTCAAGGCGCGCAAGCTGCTCGGCGTGTCGGCTACTGCCACCCACAAGGACATTCGCGCCGCCCACCGCCGCATGGCCGCACTGGTCCATCCCGACCGCGGCGGCTCAACTGCGCGTCTGCAGGAACTCAACGCTGCGCGCGACCTTTTGCTGGGCGAGCTTCCCCGCGAAGCTCCGCCACCCGACCCGACCGAGGATACCATCCCATGA
- a CDS encoding ExbD/TolR family protein codes for MTDTRSGTMGEMNTTPLIDVLLVLLVMFIITIPVATHSVDIDIGADGTPPVIPIDPIKNKVVITTDGALLWNGEPTGEAGLMQALQDTKSMRPAPEL; via the coding sequence ATGACCGACACGCGATCCGGCACGATGGGCGAGATGAACACCACGCCGCTGATCGACGTGCTGCTGGTCCTCCTGGTCATGTTCATTATCACCATCCCGGTCGCCACCCACTCGGTCGATATCGATATCGGTGCCGACGGGACGCCGCCCGTCATCCCGATCGATCCGATCAAGAACAAGGTTGTCATCACGACCGACGGCGCCCTCCTTTGGAACGGCGAGCCGACCGGAGAGGCCGGCCTGATGCAGGCGCTGCAAGACACCAAGTCGATGCGACCCGCGCCCGAATTGTAG
- a CDS encoding ExbD/TolR family protein gives MAISMGGGGEETPMSDINTTPLVDVMLVLLIIFLIAVPVAIQTIEKLNIPVFESIESKDKVENLQLTVSTTDDAGRSAGEPGYQGASRNGDCRVYFNNIAPVDSTQLYERAVGRIDNLIEQAGSVEALVEDPERIPQVHIRGDANAPWRCIAGTIYQVQAAGFPVVGFISNPTEPGI, from the coding sequence ATGGCAATTTCAATGGGCGGCGGCGGTGAAGAGACGCCGATGTCGGACATCAACACGACGCCACTCGTGGACGTCATGCTGGTGCTCCTGATCATCTTTCTCATCGCCGTTCCTGTCGCCATCCAGACGATCGAAAAGCTGAATATCCCGGTGTTCGAGTCGATCGAATCGAAGGACAAGGTGGAAAATCTGCAGCTGACCGTCAGCACCACCGACGATGCCGGCCGCAGCGCCGGCGAGCCGGGTTACCAGGGCGCCTCGCGCAATGGCGATTGCCGCGTCTACTTCAACAATATCGCGCCGGTGGATTCGACCCAGCTTTACGAGCGTGCCGTCGGCCGCATCGACAATCTGATCGAGCAGGCAGGTAGCGTGGAAGCCTTGGTCGAAGACCCGGAGCGTATTCCGCAGGTCCACATCCGCGGCGACGCAAACGCACCTTGGCGCTGCATCGCAGGCACGATCTACCAGGTGCAGGCAGCCGGTTTTCCGGTCGTCGGCTTCATTTCCAATCCGACCGAGCCCGGCATCTAA
- a CDS encoding division plane positioning ATPase MipZ, protein MATGSAHRIVFANEKGGTGKSTTAVHVAVALSYQGAKVAALDIDPRQRTLYRYLENRRDLARERKIELPGPVFDVLDTTDTDAYDAKLSELSDGCDFVIIDTPGRDDPVARHAATDADTLVTPLNDSFVDFDLIGQVDPDNFKVRKLSFYAELIWEARLKRSRAGMEQGRRAMDWLVVRNRTGHVEAKNQRRLDQALAEMSKRVGFRTAHGLSERVIYRALFPAGLTLLDKGHLGELGTSHLVARQELRVLLKALNLPQPAHAAAELETA, encoded by the coding sequence ATGGCCACCGGTAGCGCACATCGTATCGTATTCGCCAATGAGAAGGGCGGCACCGGCAAGTCGACCACCGCCGTGCACGTGGCCGTCGCGCTGTCCTACCAGGGCGCGAAGGTTGCCGCGCTGGATATCGATCCGCGCCAGCGCACGCTTTACCGCTATCTCGAAAACCGCCGCGACCTGGCGCGTGAGCGGAAGATCGAGCTGCCCGGTCCCGTTTTCGACGTGCTCGATACGACCGACACCGATGCCTATGACGCCAAGCTCTCCGAGCTGTCCGATGGCTGCGATTTCGTAATCATCGACACGCCCGGGCGCGACGATCCGGTGGCCCGCCACGCGGCGACCGACGCCGATACGCTGGTCACCCCGCTCAACGACAGCTTCGTCGATTTCGACCTCATCGGCCAGGTCGATCCCGACAATTTCAAGGTCCGCAAACTGTCCTTCTATGCCGAGCTGATCTGGGAAGCGCGCCTCAAGCGCAGCCGCGCCGGGATGGAGCAGGGGCGGCGCGCGATGGACTGGCTGGTCGTGCGCAATCGCACCGGCCATGTCGAGGCCAAGAACCAGCGCCGGCTGGACCAGGCGCTGGCCGAAATGTCGAAGCGCGTCGGTTTCCGCACCGCGCACGGCCTGTCCGAACGCGTGATCTATCGCGCCCTGTTCCCCGCCGGGCTGACGCTGCTCGACAAGGGACACCTGGGCGAGCTTGGCACCAGCCACCTCGTCGCGCGGCAGGAACTGAGGGTGCTGCTGAAAGCGCTCAATCTGCCGCAACCGGCCCATGCGGCGGCAGAGCTGGAGACGGCCTGA
- a CDS encoding ligase-associated DNA damage response DEXH box helicase has translation MGSSNTDPTPPEIAQWFAGRGWRVRRHQSAMLAASDAGRHALLVADTGAGKTLAGFLPTLSDFTPSRLGDAEPPAGLHTLYVSPLKALAHDVQRNLIAPIEEMGLPIRVETRSGDTPSDRKRRQREKPPHVLLTTPESLSLLLSYPDSFELFAGLKRIVIDEIHAFATGKRGDLLALSLARLQAIAPGLRRAALSATVANAEGFREWLAPWGDLDTVELVEGEEGAPAEVEILLPEEERVPWGGHAATWAIPQLYDLIRQNRTTLVFTNTRFLAEYIFQHLWDANGENLPIGIHHGSLSKEARRKVEGAMARGELRALVATASLDLGVDWGDIDLVVQMGAPKGSSRLLQRIGRANHRLDQPSRALLVPGNRFEFLEATAAKEAVDEGRRDGEDFRPGGLDVLAQHVMACACAAPFEEAALLAEVRSSLAYAWVDEAVWQRVLGFVATGGYALKAYDRFQRITRDRAGMWRLTHPEMAAKHRLNAGIIIDSEMLEVRFRNGRSLGRVEERFAAQLSPGDTFFFSGTSLEVEQIRDMEVIVRASKESAMIPSYGGARMPLTTHLADRVQAMLDDRAGWGRFPDDVREWLEVQDWRSEMPAPGRLLVESFPHAKRHYSVYYTFAGWNANQSLGMLVTKRMEDRGLKPLGFNANDYCLAVWGLRPVTEHAPLLSPDILADEFVDWVQQSHLLRRAFREVAVIGGLVERQHPGKRKTGKQVTFSTDLIYDVLRKYEPDHVLLEAAWADARTLMTDVGRLGDVLDHAAERLVHVELDRVSPLAVPIMVMIGRESTPQGSADDELLLEAESLAASAMRPERPERPEVDKN, from the coding sequence GTGGGTAGCTCCAACACCGATCCTACACCGCCGGAGATCGCGCAGTGGTTCGCAGGGCGCGGGTGGCGGGTGCGGCGGCACCAGAGCGCCATGCTGGCGGCGAGCGATGCGGGGCGCCATGCGCTGCTGGTGGCGGATACGGGCGCGGGTAAGACGCTGGCGGGCTTCCTGCCGACGCTCTCCGACTTCACGCCTTCGCGCCTTGGCGACGCCGAGCCGCCGGCAGGGCTGCACACGCTCTATGTCAGTCCGCTCAAGGCCCTCGCGCATGACGTGCAGCGCAACCTCATCGCACCGATCGAGGAAATGGGCCTGCCGATCAGGGTCGAGACGCGCAGCGGCGACACGCCGTCGGATCGCAAGCGCCGGCAGCGGGAGAAGCCGCCGCACGTCCTGCTGACCACGCCCGAGTCGCTCTCCCTGCTGCTCAGCTATCCCGACAGTTTCGAGCTGTTCGCAGGCCTCAAGCGGATCGTGATCGACGAGATCCACGCCTTCGCCACCGGCAAGCGCGGGGACTTGCTCGCGCTCTCGCTGGCGCGGTTGCAGGCCATTGCGCCCGGCCTCCGGCGCGCAGCCCTGTCGGCGACAGTGGCTAATGCGGAAGGGTTTCGCGAGTGGCTCGCCCCGTGGGGTGACCTCGATACGGTCGAACTCGTGGAAGGCGAGGAGGGCGCGCCCGCCGAGGTGGAGATCCTGCTGCCGGAAGAGGAGCGCGTGCCGTGGGGCGGCCATGCGGCGACCTGGGCCATCCCGCAGCTCTACGACCTCATCCGCCAGAACCGCACCACGCTGGTCTTCACCAACACGCGCTTCCTGGCGGAGTACATCTTCCAGCACCTGTGGGACGCGAACGGGGAGAACCTGCCCATCGGCATCCACCACGGCAGCCTGTCTAAGGAGGCGCGCCGCAAGGTGGAAGGGGCGATGGCGCGCGGCGAGCTGCGCGCGCTGGTGGCGACGGCCAGCCTCGATCTCGGCGTCGACTGGGGCGACATCGACCTCGTCGTGCAGATGGGCGCGCCCAAGGGCTCCAGCCGCCTGCTGCAACGCATCGGCCGCGCCAACCACCGCCTCGACCAGCCGAGCCGCGCGCTGCTCGTGCCCGGCAACCGGTTCGAGTTCCTCGAAGCGACCGCGGCCAAGGAGGCGGTCGACGAGGGCCGGCGCGACGGCGAGGACTTCCGCCCCGGCGGGCTCGACGTGCTCGCCCAGCACGTGATGGCCTGCGCCTGCGCGGCCCCGTTCGAAGAGGCTGCGCTGCTGGCCGAAGTCCGCTCCAGCCTCGCCTATGCGTGGGTGGACGAGGCGGTGTGGCAGCGCGTGCTCGGCTTCGTGGCCACCGGCGGCTATGCGCTTAAGGCCTACGACCGGTTCCAGCGCATCACGCGTGACAGGGCCGGCATGTGGCGTCTGACCCATCCGGAAATGGCAGCGAAGCATCGGCTCAATGCCGGGATCATCATCGATTCCGAGATGCTGGAGGTGCGCTTCCGCAACGGGCGGTCGCTCGGCCGGGTGGAGGAACGCTTCGCGGCGCAGCTATCGCCGGGCGACACGTTCTTCTTTTCCGGCACGAGCCTGGAAGTCGAACAGATCCGCGACATGGAGGTGATCGTCCGTGCGTCGAAGGAATCTGCGATGATCCCCTCCTATGGCGGCGCGCGCATGCCGCTGACCACGCATTTGGCAGACCGGGTGCAGGCGATGCTGGACGACCGGGCCGGCTGGGGCCGCTTCCCGGACGACGTGCGCGAATGGCTCGAGGTGCAGGACTGGCGCAGCGAAATGCCCGCGCCGGGCCGGCTGCTGGTGGAAAGCTTCCCCCATGCGAAGCGGCACTACAGCGTCTATTACACCTTCGCCGGTTGGAACGCGAACCAGTCGCTCGGCATGCTGGTGACCAAGCGGATGGAGGATCGCGGGCTCAAGCCGCTGGGTTTCAACGCCAACGATTATTGCCTTGCCGTGTGGGGCCTTCGCCCGGTGACCGAACACGCGCCGCTGCTGTCGCCCGACATCCTGGCCGACGAGTTCGTCGACTGGGTCCAGCAGTCGCATTTGCTGCGCCGCGCCTTTCGGGAGGTTGCGGTGATAGGGGGCCTCGTGGAGCGCCAGCACCCGGGCAAGCGCAAGACCGGCAAGCAGGTCACGTTTTCGACCGACCTGATCTACGACGTGCTGCGGAAGTACGAGCCGGACCACGTCCTGCTGGAAGCCGCCTGGGCCGATGCCCGCACGCTGATGACCGACGTCGGGCGGCTGGGCGACGTGCTCGATCATGCGGCGGAGCGACTGGTCCATGTCGAACTCGACCGGGTCAGCCCGCTCGCGGTGCCGATCATGGTAATGATCGGACGGGAAAGCACCCCGCAGGGCTCTGCCGACGACGAATTGCTACTGGAGGCGGAAAGCCTCGCCGCCTCAGCCATGCGGCCGGAGCGGCCGGAGCGACCGGAGGTTGACAAGAACTAG
- a CDS encoding MFS transporter, which produces MTTRTALVDTVDGYRFKPHEMPILPGSPANPDHPPARRAAYLAIGIFMALVGGAQNGFLLANAPALQAEFALTPVETGWLTVAFYSTYATMSMLLFRVRQEFGIQPFVRWAMAGLVAANFVQMIGPGYYPELAARAVAGITASGLSALAVYYLMQGLPAAMRVGGLVISLGLTQVAFPLTRALSPALLVDGDISHIFQFQFALSLLGLGMVYWLRLPPGIRKQTFEKLDIPSIALFIVGVAALCAFLIQGRIQWWDTPWLGYALAISILALGGCFLIEANRKSPMLDLSWLSSRSILALALIGATVRILVAEQGFGASGMFAALGYGNEQLTGYFWVLAGATFGGMALSVVRLDPKDLTRPVLFAILVICIAAFADTRTGVMTRPQDLYLTQAAIAFAAVFAMGPIMMEGMLRALAAGQSYVISFIAIFSLSQSIGGLAGISLLSAFHTVRLKTHLIDAGSTLTLANQQLGQALGNAAQRAAPLQGDPALQQQAAASSVSQEVGREAAVLAFNDVFFLIGTLSAVTFAVVFVPWLINKIRGRNPLAKELAFMEAMLARTRQ; this is translated from the coding sequence GTGACCACTCGCACTGCCCTCGTCGACACAGTGGACGGTTACCGGTTCAAGCCGCACGAGATGCCGATCCTCCCCGGCTCTCCGGCCAATCCCGACCATCCTCCGGCGCGCCGCGCGGCCTATCTCGCTATCGGCATCTTCATGGCCCTGGTGGGCGGCGCGCAAAACGGTTTCCTGCTCGCCAATGCCCCGGCGCTCCAGGCCGAATTCGCGCTGACACCGGTCGAGACAGGCTGGCTGACGGTGGCCTTCTATTCGACCTACGCCACCATGAGCATGCTGTTGTTCCGCGTGCGGCAGGAATTCGGCATCCAGCCCTTCGTGCGCTGGGCCATGGCGGGGCTCGTCGCGGCCAATTTCGTGCAGATGATCGGTCCCGGCTACTATCCCGAACTCGCCGCGCGCGCGGTTGCGGGCATCACCGCTAGCGGACTGTCGGCGCTCGCCGTCTATTACCTCATGCAGGGTCTGCCCGCAGCCATGCGCGTCGGCGGGCTGGTCATCTCGCTCGGCCTGACACAGGTCGCCTTCCCGCTGACCCGCGCTCTGTCGCCGGCGCTGCTGGTCGATGGCGATATCAGCCATATCTTCCAGTTCCAATTCGCGCTGTCGCTGCTCGGCCTGGGAATGGTTTACTGGCTGCGCCTGCCGCCGGGCATCCGCAAGCAAACCTTCGAGAAGCTCGATATCCCTAGTATCGCCTTGTTCATCGTCGGGGTCGCCGCATTGTGCGCCTTCCTGATTCAGGGCCGCATCCAATGGTGGGACACGCCGTGGCTCGGCTACGCGCTGGCGATCAGCATCCTCGCGCTGGGCGGGTGCTTCCTCATCGAAGCCAACCGCAAGAGCCCCATGCTCGACCTCAGCTGGCTGTCGAGCCGCTCCATCCTCGCGCTCGCGCTGATCGGGGCGACGGTGCGCATCCTCGTTGCCGAACAAGGCTTCGGAGCGAGCGGGATGTTCGCCGCGCTAGGGTACGGCAACGAGCAGCTGACCGGCTATTTCTGGGTGCTGGCCGGGGCAACCTTCGGCGGCATGGCGCTGTCGGTGGTGCGGCTCGACCCCAAGGACCTCACCCGGCCCGTGCTATTCGCGATCCTCGTCATCTGCATCGCTGCCTTTGCCGATACGCGCACCGGGGTGATGACACGGCCGCAGGACCTCTACCTCACGCAGGCCGCCATCGCCTTCGCGGCGGTCTTCGCCATGGGACCGATCATGATGGAGGGCATGCTGCGCGCGCTTGCGGCGGGCCAGAGCTACGTCATCAGCTTCATCGCTATCTTCTCGCTCTCGCAATCGATCGGCGGCCTTGCGGGTATTTCGCTGCTGTCCGCCTTCCATACCGTGCGCCTGAAGACGCATCTTATCGACGCCGGAAGCACGCTCACCCTCGCGAACCAGCAACTGGGTCAGGCTCTCGGCAATGCCGCACAGCGCGCCGCTCCGCTCCAGGGCGATCCCGCGCTCCAGCAACAGGCGGCCGCATCGAGTGTCTCGCAGGAAGTTGGCCGAGAAGCTGCCGTGCTCGCTTTCAACGACGTATTCTTTCTCATCGGTACGCTCTCGGCGGTGACTTTCGCTGTCGTCTTCGTGCCGTGGCTAATCAACAAGATCCGTGGGCGTAACCCGCTTGCCAAGGAACTGGCCTTCATGGAGGCCATGCTCGCAAGGACCAGACAATGA
- a CDS encoding ExbD/TolR family protein — protein sequence MAMSGGKDDGSPMMEMNTTPLIDVMLVLLIMFIITIPVATHSVDIDMPVPNDQPLPDQPDPIKNKILLTEDDRILWNGDEINQQQLVNLLAETLRFEVEPELQYEPYPAASYDRAAKVLQIIKTSGVSKFGFVGNEQYRNFGTGGPANPVGGAN from the coding sequence ATGGCAATGTCAGGCGGCAAGGACGATGGCAGCCCGATGATGGAAATGAACACGACGCCGTTGATCGACGTCATGCTCGTTCTCCTCATCATGTTCATCATCACCATTCCCGTGGCGACGCACTCGGTCGACATCGACATGCCGGTGCCGAACGACCAGCCGCTCCCGGACCAGCCGGATCCGATCAAGAACAAGATCCTGCTGACCGAAGACGACCGCATCCTGTGGAACGGTGACGAGATCAACCAGCAGCAGCTGGTGAACCTTCTCGCGGAAACGCTTCGTTTCGAAGTCGAGCCGGAACTGCAGTACGAACCCTATCCGGCCGCAAGTTATGACCGGGCGGCCAAGGTCCTGCAGATCATCAAGACGTCCGGCGTGAGCAAGTTCGGCTTCGTCGGCAACGAACAGTATCGCAACTTCGGCACGGGTGGCCCCGCCAACCCCGTGGGCGGCGCCAACTAG
- the pgmG gene encoding phosphoglucomutase/phosphomannomutase PgmG, which yields MSHTFDPTTLREYDIRGIVGETLGADDARAIGRTFGTMLRAEGGKKVAVGYDGRTSSPILEHALVEGLTAAGCDVRRIGMSATPMLYYAEASAEEVDGGIQITGSHNPANYNGFKMVFLGRPFFGEDIQRLGRMSAAGEWADGTGEVESVDIMDAYIDRILSGLDGIDADALAGMRVGWDAGNGAAGPALEKLAARLPGEHHLLYTDVDGAFPNHHPDPTVEANLADLKALVADKNLDFGVAFDGDGDRIGAIDGEGRVIWGDQLLMIYAEDLLGKLPNSTVIADVKASRALFDHVAAHGGKPVMWKTGHSLIKSKMKETAAPLAGEMSGHVFFADDYYGFDDALYAGVRLIAAAARLGKSVTQLRADMPDMINTPEMRFQVDESRKFAAIDEVAGRIAGSDANADTTDGVRVTTDDGWWLLRASNTQDVLVARAESDSEEGLARLMAQIDEQLALSGLERGESVGH from the coding sequence ATGAGCCATACCTTCGACCCCACCACCTTGCGCGAATACGACATTCGCGGAATCGTCGGCGAAACGCTGGGCGCAGACGATGCGCGCGCCATCGGCCGCACTTTCGGCACCATGCTGCGCGCCGAAGGGGGCAAGAAAGTCGCGGTCGGGTATGACGGGCGGACAAGCTCCCCCATCCTCGAACATGCGCTGGTCGAAGGCCTCACCGCCGCCGGGTGCGACGTGCGGCGCATCGGCATGAGCGCCACGCCGATGCTCTATTACGCGGAAGCCTCAGCCGAAGAGGTGGATGGCGGCATTCAGATAACTGGCAGCCACAATCCCGCCAATTACAACGGCTTCAAGATGGTATTTCTTGGCCGGCCGTTCTTCGGCGAGGATATCCAGCGGCTCGGCCGGATGAGCGCCGCGGGCGAATGGGCCGACGGGACCGGAGAGGTCGAGAGCGTCGATATCATGGACGCCTATATCGACCGCATCCTTTCCGGACTGGACGGTATCGATGCCGATGCGCTGGCCGGGATGCGCGTCGGCTGGGATGCCGGCAACGGCGCCGCCGGCCCCGCGCTCGAAAAGCTCGCCGCGCGGCTGCCGGGCGAGCATCACCTGCTTTATACCGATGTCGATGGTGCGTTTCCCAATCATCATCCAGATCCCACTGTCGAGGCCAACCTGGCCGACCTCAAAGCCCTCGTCGCGGACAAGAACCTCGACTTCGGAGTGGCATTCGACGGCGACGGCGACCGTATCGGCGCGATCGACGGCGAAGGCCGCGTCATCTGGGGGGATCAGTTACTGATGATCTACGCCGAAGACCTCCTCGGAAAACTACCTAACAGCACGGTTATCGCCGATGTGAAGGCCAGCCGCGCCCTGTTCGACCATGTCGCGGCGCACGGCGGAAAGCCGGTGATGTGGAAGACCGGGCACAGCCTTATTAAGTCCAAAATGAAGGAAACGGCCGCGCCTCTTGCCGGGGAAATGAGCGGCCACGTGTTCTTTGCGGACGATTATTACGGTTTCGACGACGCGCTGTACGCCGGTGTGCGCCTTATCGCCGCCGCCGCGCGGCTCGGCAAGTCGGTCACGCAGCTGCGGGCCGACATGCCGGACATGATCAACACGCCGGAAATGCGCTTCCAGGTGGACGAGAGCCGCAAGTTCGCCGCCATCGACGAGGTCGCGGGCCGCATCGCCGGCAGTGACGCGAACGCCGACACGACCGACGGGGTGCGCGTCACCACCGACGACGGCTGGTGGCTGCTGCGCGCGTCGAACACGCAGGACGTCCTCGTCGCCCGCGCCGAAAGCGACAGCGAGGAAGGCCTCGCGCGGCTGATGGCGCAGATCGACGAACAGCTGGCGCTGAGCGGCCTCGAACGCGGCGAAAGCGTGGGGCACTAA
- the panC gene encoding pantoate--beta-alanine ligase has translation METVTDLASLRQAVDELRAAGTSSATVALVPTMGALHEGHLTLVREAAKRADAVVASIFVNPTQFGPNEDLDAYPRQLAEDSAMLQAEGVALLWAPTVEAMYPAGFATTIAVADVSEGLCGASRPGHFDGVATVVNKLFAQVRPDMALFGEKDWQQLAVIRRMARDLDLTMPHVDAIHGVPTVREEDGLALSSRNRYLSADQRASAATLPAEMRKAIAAIEAGSDVPATLAALEAHLLQAGFASVDYATLADAMSLAPLAETPRADARLLVAARIGTTRLIDNMAVRPGSGR, from the coding sequence GTGGAAACCGTCACCGACCTCGCTTCGCTGCGCCAGGCTGTGGATGAATTGCGCGCCGCGGGGACAAGTTCCGCCACCGTGGCGCTGGTGCCGACGATGGGCGCGCTGCACGAAGGCCACCTGACGCTGGTGCGTGAGGCGGCGAAACGCGCCGATGCAGTCGTCGCCAGCATTTTCGTCAACCCGACCCAGTTCGGCCCGAACGAGGACCTGGACGCCTATCCCCGCCAGCTGGCCGAGGACAGCGCCATGCTGCAAGCCGAAGGCGTCGCGCTGCTGTGGGCGCCGACGGTGGAGGCGATGTACCCGGCGGGCTTTGCCACCACCATCGCGGTCGCCGATGTCAGCGAAGGGCTGTGCGGGGCCTCCCGCCCCGGCCATTTCGACGGGGTGGCGACGGTGGTGAACAAGCTGTTCGCGCAAGTCCGCCCGGACATGGCGCTGTTCGGCGAAAAGGACTGGCAGCAACTCGCCGTGATCCGCCGGATGGCGCGCGATCTCGACCTTACCATGCCGCATGTCGATGCAATCCACGGCGTGCCGACCGTGCGCGAGGAAGACGGCCTCGCCCTGTCGAGCCGCAACCGCTACCTCTCGGCAGATCAGCGCGCGTCTGCCGCGACCCTGCCCGCCGAAATGCGCAAGGCGATTGCCGCGATCGAGGCGGGAAGTGACGTTCCCGCGACGCTGGCGGCGCTGGAGGCACACTTGCTGCAAGCAGGGTTCGCCAGCGTCGATTACGCCACGCTGGCCGACGCCATGTCGCTCGCGCCGCTGGCCGAGACCCCGCGCGCAGACGCACGCCTGCTCGTCGCTGCACGCATCGGGACCACCCGCCTGATCGACAACATGGCGGTGCGACCGGGCAGCGGCCGGTAA
- a CDS encoding MotA/TolQ/ExbB proton channel family protein, whose translation MLIEIMAAAGGEEVKNQFGFWEAMEQGGPIAWAIFGVLVIMSVGSFYILFTKLFEQQKVMNQYKDTRSKFWRAGSIDEGATKLEKNSAWRQLVDDAREAKSEHAKMTDDVEAHDWLHGSMARSEAAINAKLAGGLPFLASVGATAPFVGLLGTVIGIYRALINIGLAGSASIDKVAGPVGEALIMTAIGLLVAVPAVLAYNWLQSRNRRIAAMLSGFSNELMANITSNGAVKPKVMTATSTQAAGKAAATKPTTATAARPATTTTTTTTKPKA comes from the coding sequence ATGCTTATCGAAATCATGGCCGCCGCAGGCGGTGAAGAAGTGAAGAACCAGTTCGGTTTCTGGGAAGCCATGGAACAGGGCGGTCCGATCGCCTGGGCCATCTTCGGCGTCCTTGTGATCATGTCGGTCGGTTCCTTTTACATCCTGTTCACCAAGCTGTTCGAACAGCAGAAGGTGATGAACCAGTACAAGGACACCCGCTCCAAGTTCTGGCGTGCGGGCAGCATCGACGAAGGTGCGACGAAGCTCGAAAAGAACAGTGCCTGGCGCCAGCTTGTCGACGATGCGCGTGAAGCCAAGTCGGAACACGCCAAGATGACCGACGACGTGGAAGCCCACGACTGGCTGCACGGCTCGATGGCTCGCAGCGAAGCAGCGATCAACGCGAAGCTCGCCGGCGGCCTGCCGTTCCTCGCATCGGTCGGTGCAACGGCACCGTTCGTCGGCCTGCTCGGTACGGTGATCGGTATCTACCGCGCTCTCATCAACATCGGCCTCGCCGGTTCGGCCTCGATCGACAAGGTTGCCGGCCCCGTCGGTGAAGCGCTGATCATGACCGCCATCGGCCTGCTCGTGGCCGTGCCGGCCGTGCTTGCCTACAACTGGCTGCAGAGCCGCAACCGTCGCATCGCCGCGATGCTCAGCGGTTTCTCGAACGAACTGATGGCCAACATCACTTCGAACGGTGCGGTGAAGCCGAAGGTGATGACCGCTACGTCGACCCAGGCAGCCGGCAAGGCAGCTGCCACGAAGCCGACCACGGCGACGGCAGCCCGTCCGGCGACGACCACGACGACCACGACGACCAAGCCGAAGGCATAA
- a CDS encoding TetR/AcrR family transcriptional regulator: MAERRGRGRPRENDSDTSAAISRVAMQRFAAQGFDATTLREIAGDAGVDVALISYRFGGKLGLWKNIVSQAGTGLREALERTLDDSEITGAHKRLENSAHAFLAYLLHRPEVPRLLLRDITIDSDRSKWLLETLSLPLHQHFIELAQAAANERDTAPAHLEFRVASFIYSAASTVARRERLGKLVGGMEDDAQFAAALEEVLVEGAMIP; the protein is encoded by the coding sequence ATGGCTGAACGACGCGGGCGTGGGCGCCCCAGAGAAAACGATAGCGACACCAGTGCGGCAATTTCGCGCGTCGCCATGCAGCGCTTTGCCGCGCAGGGTTTCGACGCCACCACGCTGCGCGAGATCGCCGGCGATGCCGGGGTCGACGTCGCGCTGATTTCCTATCGCTTTGGCGGGAAGCTGGGCTTGTGGAAGAATATCGTCTCGCAGGCCGGTACAGGCCTGCGCGAAGCGCTCGAACGGACTCTGGACGATAGCGAGATAACCGGCGCGCACAAGCGGCTCGAGAATTCGGCCCATGCCTTCCTCGCTTATCTTCTCCATCGACCAGAGGTCCCGCGCCTGCTACTGCGTGACATAACGATCGATAGCGATCGCTCGAAATGGCTGCTTGAGACGCTTTCTCTGCCCCTTCACCAGCATTTTATCGAGTTGGCGCAGGCCGCAGCGAATGAGCGGGACACGGCCCCGGCGCACCTCGAGTTCCGGGTGGCGAGTTTCATCTATTCCGCCGCCAGCACCGTCGCCCGGCGCGAACGCCTCGGCAAGCTTGTCGGGGGCATGGAAGACGATGCGCAGTTTGCAGCCGCGCTCGAAGAGGTGCTCGTCGAGGGAGCGATGATTCCGTGA